Below is a window of Drosophila miranda strain MSH22 chromosome 3, D.miranda_PacBio2.1, whole genome shotgun sequence DNA.
TGGGGGGGCCGGCAGCGATGCGGAAATGCGCTGGTGGTGGTAAGTGGACCTATGTTTTTGCTACAATACTGTAGTGCACTTGCCATTTACCTGTTAATCAATTAGTGTGTTTGCCAAAATGTTTCGTTTTGAAGTGGTCTGGCAATCCACAGTCTGCAAACAAAGCCTTTGTTAAGCGACTGTAAACTGTCTGTCTGCCACTGTTATTGCCCTGTTAATGAGTTTATTATTGAGTTTATATAACAGTAAGTCTACAGAGCGCACCTGTATATTTGTGTCTCAGTCAAGGGTTTAGTGAGTGAGTTTTATTATAGATGATGGAGTAGCAACTGGCCAATGCCTCACCTTACGAATAGACCATGCACCAGGCACTCGATCAGTCGCGTGGCACTTGCGCTCAGCTCTTGCCCCAGCGATCATATACTTTATACttttattttaaaatcggAATCGCACGAAACATTTACAATTTAATCACCTTTTTAGCGTCTCAGTTCGGTTTCGCATATTGACTGGACAGCACGGTCGTGTTCGcgctgcgctctctctctctccaccGATCTCGTTGGCACGATCACCCTCAGAGCTCGCGCGATTTGAACGTCCAGCGATCTGTTTCGTTTCGGTCGTTTACCTGGTGGCGCTGGTCAGCTTTAAAGCTACCCGCCCCTGTCTCTTCGGCTCCGATTCGCGCCTCGTTTTGTGCTTAAAAGAAAATATAACAATTATATAACGTGTAATTAGAGTAATTTGTTGGTTGTCTAGCCCCAAAACTTGGCTTACCATTTCTGTGGGTCAGTCCCAGTTTCAGTCCCGTCCCACTTTCGGTTTCTTTCTGTAGGCCAACAGACCGACCCCTATACATTAATCTCCTACCAGAACAATCGACACGACACTATCTTTGCATTGTGGTTTCTATTCAGTTGTACCCATGTGCCTGCTGTTTACGAAAGGCTTCATTATCAGCGTAGCGTTATATGCCGGCACGTTGTGTCTAataaaggggggggggggggggggttccTTCGTGTTCGATCTTGTCAATGATAATTACTAATCTTAATTACTAGTAGTGCGCATTTTGTTGCTGGCTTGGCTCTTTCAGTTGATTAATTAATTTCGATTTTCTTTGTGCAATAAATCACTTAAAATTCGCTTTATGCACTCgtctatgtacatatgtattttgtcagctcTAAGTAGAGGGTGTGCCTTGTCTCCTTTGTTTATTTTACACAAGCAATTTCAATGATTTGTAATAATTTACTTTTTGCTTCCTGGTGGCAGTACGAGTAGAAGACAAAGGGAACTATGGATCACGCGATCCACTAATTAAATTGAATGTTATTTTTTTAATGATTTGATTCTTGTGATGCAATCTTTTACGTAATCAACTACTTCCATACAAAAGATTTCCATCAGATTCGGATTCATTCGTAAAATTCAAAATCAGTTTAAGCCAAGCTGAGGGAAGacttatacatatatgtatatcttgCGTAGAAATTTGACCTTCCATGTCCACTCAAGAGAATCGACCTCTGTTAATGAACTGTTAATGAGGCACTCTAAAAGAGACCGAAAATTATCTTTGTACACACAGGTCACGATTTCCAGACTAATGGCCCGCGATACTGTTATGCCCAAGTGGGCTGTGAGCTTTATAACAATTTAATTGTGGACTAAGTGAATGTTTTTTCGAGTTTTCCCTATTAAAAGGTCTTTGACCAACGCTGtgaccaaaaaaaaagccTCAAATATGATTAATTGTGTTCATATGTTTCGCTAAATACATAACTACATGAGTGCTGTAGTTTTAAATTTAGCTTGTGCAAGGTACAGACTGCAAATTAATGTATACTTGACATGCTTTTTGGGCTTAGCCCAGCTATAAATGTTGGCCAAGTACGTTGCTTCCATCCCTCTTATGCTTGAACGGAAGCTGGCTAATGACGCATTAAGCCTTGGCCCTTTCATCTCCCCCACTCTGCAgtcctctctctttctctctggcTCTTTTTGATAGCTCTTTGTTGACGTCAAAGCCGGAACTACGCAAAGTCCGTTATGTTGACCAAAAAAATTAATGAATAAACAACTATTTTATGGCCAATAACAAATTTATTTTGCACAAATTTCCAAATAAACGGAAACCGGTTAGATACTATACTAAATCCAGACGTATTTAAAGTCggatcgttttttttttgtttatcaACTTTTACCCACGCGGCAAAGGCTGAAGACCACCGATATCACTCTTTATCATAAAAAATGGGTGGTGCATTCTTGTGTTCGTGCGTGTTTCTGGTTATTTGGTTAACAAAAACTGTTAACGCCTTTACAATAAGGGGAGCAAGGTCGATGTTGTTTACCGTTTTGCCCAGCTCAGGGACGTTTTGGGCGAGTTGGGACCCAGAAATGTGAAGTGAAATGAAATGGGAACTAATATTCCAGTGCTTTTCAGTTGATTGAACCAAACAAAAATGTGTTAGAACAAAACGTTGATTAATTGATTGTTTGACGACAAATCTGTGTGAATCGTAAAGTGATATGACGTGCCTTTCGGACATTGATCTGGCAACCCTGCACCAGCATCGTCTGGAGGAGCGCTTCAGTTATAAGCTGGCCTGGAGCGGCACAGCCCATCAGCAGACCCAATACAATGATCTACTGGTGCGGCATAATGCCTCCCTTAAGCGGCAAAGAATCATCCAGCACAAAGCAAACCAGGCGAGTTCCAAGCCCAGGGAACAAGGCGAATCCACAACAAACACGGCCAGTAATCAGAATAGCCAGCTGACCAAGTCCGAGGACGAGCATGACGATGGCTACTTTGATTCATCAACCCGACGCAGGCGTAGTGGCACCTGGCCGTAAGTACTTCGCTGTTCGAACCCATCCCATTCCGTCGTAAGCGATTCGATAACCCTGAACGTCGGGCAACAGCCCAAAAAACAATTGTGGCAATGTTATCAGGACATCGGACATTTGTTCGGAGCATGCTCTGATAGGAGAGGCGGCTGGTGGCTCTCTAATCAAGTATTGCCTTGTCATTGGCCCTATCGGGTCGACTAAGGCGTAAAAGGCGTTGTGTGCATTCAGGCGCTTTGCTTATCAATTGTTTACTCAGATAGAAAAAAGCAACTAATTTAAGTAAATATCACGTATGCATAATCAGAATTTATTGATTTTCACATGTCAGCATGATGATCACCAAAAATGTCGATATGTGCAGAGATCTTAGTGGACTGATCTAAAATCGAAGTAATTTTAGAAGTCCTTGACCTTTCTGCATAGTTGAGTGCTTGCAGCGCgttttttcattatttttggccaaaaaacaaacaagtTTTTAAACACCTTGTCTATTGGCATAACGATGGCGCCGTCTGTTAATTTATGGTTATCTGATATGTGTGTAGGTTTTCTCTTCAGCTACTATTTTTGAACGATTTTTTTTGAAGAACCTGAGACACTGACGCGACGCCGTGGCTGAGTGCCAGTTAAACTTTTTGTGAATCGGTGCCAGTTTGTGCTTGGCGCGATTCatgaaacaacaacaaattaataaattaaaatatattcagaaaaacaaaaaattagtGACTGACGCTGCTCGTGACCACTTCGGCGGGCCGTGTTCCAAAGGTTTGCATCGGCCAGGTCAGGCAGTTCAAGCCGCATTTGCATGGCCTGTCTGGTTCGGATTCGATTATACCACCCATAGACTCGTTAATGCCCGAGGGAAATGGAAAACGAATTCAAGGTGTTCGAAAGGTTTACAGCGACTCAACGATGGCTGCAAACTTAAGTTTTGTCATGCTGACGTCGTCGTTGAAGTTCTTTCCTGTACGAGTACATAGTACCTACAATATCTATTATATTCGTTACTTGGTTGGGGTTCGGTTCGTACTTGGCTTCCAGTTTAGTTCCAATCGAGTGGCGTTGGCGGTCGAGCAAGTGCAATTAACGAGCGTTCACTGCGAAAAATGCCGTGTAAGTGCTGGCCAACTGGATAGCCGGTGAATGAATGTGAATTTCCTTTGAAACAATTATCGAAACAAGATCATTATTTGTTCTGCAATTTATCAGAAATTGTGCGTCACTGACTTCGCTCGTTGGGGATGAGTCGATAAAACATTAATAAAAAGGGGCAAAGTGGATACAACTTTTTCAATtacagaaaaaataaaaataaattgaatCCTTGACttttttggaatttattaaagaaaatgtaGAACGATTTTAACTATTTTAAAATTTCAAGCGATAACGAGATCTATCTGTCCCACTGTGTGAGATTTACTTCTACGGTTTAGCATAGCCTAGCTTatggctctctctcttcctctctctctctctctctctcttttgtcTGGCTGTTCCCGATTCGCTCATCTCTGGATGAGTCAGCGCAAACATGTCTCAGCTCGCATTAGCACATCAATCAAACCCGTTATTATGCGATGCTTTGAGGTCTAACCCacccacacactcacacacagacGCACACCACTCAAGAGTCAAACGAAACGTTTAAAGTTCAGCATGCGCATGGTGTATATTTGGTGAGGTGAGACATAGTCACTCTTCTAGTTTCCTATTCTCCTTGCCACTCTCTCGCACTCTCGGAGACAGTACATGAGCAGATGGAATGTATGCAATTCCCACAGTTGGCACGTATTGGCTGGAGCGTTTGACGGTTTATGGAAAATTGACCAGAACACTGCTCTTTTTAGAGGGCCAGCCCCATGGATTCCAGAGGACTATACTCTCAGAATGCCTCACTTTATATTAATACATCTTGGGCTGGCTCTCTTGCTACTATCTCTCTCCCAAACACTCTCGGTTAGCATGTGCAATTCCTGTTTGTTTGCGCCTGAGAGATTCAACAAGTTTATTCGCGCTGGGGTCCCCCCCCTCCGCGCAGCTCTTGCCTcatccgctgctgctggtgttgttgctgtaatgaaaacaaatatataaataCGTTGAATAcctttattttgttgttttcgaACACAAAAATCGGCCGGCCAGTGATTTTGTAACCTTCGCACGAGCCACAACGTCCGCCGAAGCACAAATTCCaacaagttttttttttctcgttTTTCATCGTTTTGCGTTTACTTTGTGTGGAATCGCACAAAATAAGATCGAAAACTACTAATTTTGGAGAGGAATAGGGCGTGACCATCGATAGATTGGCACTCTAGAGACACTTATCTTCAAATGCAGCATCAAAAGTTGCGACTTGCGGCGACCCTGCAACGTCAGGGTTCTCtgagtgcagcagcagccgttgAGGAGGCGGAAGAACAAAAGCAACAAGTAGCCCAGGCACCCGACCCGCGCATTTTGAGGTTCCGCCCAAGCTCCGGATCTCCTCTCCAACTGGCACTATATCTGTATTCTGTCTATATCCTTTCAGGCGCACCCGGAGCTTAAATGCCCCGTCGCCCTTCCAGCAGTTCGGACCATGCGGACGCATTATGAAAAACTCCGCCATGGTGATGCAGATTCAAGATCCGGCCAGCCAGCGCCTGACCTGGTACAAGCCACCGCTCACAGTGCTGGTGATCAAGAAAAAGGACTCTCAAGTCCTCCTGCCGTTTGTCCAGCTGGTGGAGTGGCTGGTGCAGGAGAAGCACATGGTCGTGTGGGTTGAGTCCGCCGTGCTGGAGGATAAGCTGCTGCGGGACGATGTCAAGCTGGAGAACGAGAGCGCCAAGTTCCGACAGGTGCACGGAGACTACTGTGGCGTGCGTGAGCGTTTTCTGGCGCTGCGCGAGAAGCTGGTGACATTCAAGTGAGTCTGAAATGGGAATGGACCCCAGGTGGTGCTCAATTCTAACTGGCTTCTCTCTTACAGGGATGGTCGCGATGATCTAACCGATCGCATCGACTTTATTGTCTGCCTCGGAGGGGACGGCACCTTGCTGTACGCATCTCAGCTGTTCCAGCAATCAGTGCCGCCCGTGATGGCCTTCTATCTGGGCTCACTGGGCTTTCTTACGCCCTTCCAGTGTGATAACTTTCAGGAGCAGGTGACCAATGTACTGGAGGGTCACGCTGCCCTCACCCTGCGCAGCCGCCTGCGTTGCTCCATCCATCGCAAGGGCGAACGCCGCAAGGAGTCGCTCCAGCCAGCCGGCAGCAACCTGCTGAAGCCAAGTCATCATCCTTACCTGAAATATATAGAGCTCAACAATGGAGCATCCTCTGGTGCCAATAACAATTACTGCAACCCGCATATGTCATCAAACAACAGCATCCTGGTGCTCAACGAGGTGGTTATCAATCGTGGCCCGTCGCCATATCTCAGCAACATTGATATATTCTTGGATGGCAAGTACATCACCTCTGTTCAGGGCGATGGCCTGATTGTGTCGACTCCGACTGGGAGCACAGCGTATGCGGCAGCAGCTGGTGCCTCCATGATCCATCCCTCCGTGCCGGCCATACTGGTGACTCCCATCTGTCCGCACTCGCTGAGCTTCAGGCCCATTGTGGTGCCAGCAGGAGTGGAGCTGAGAGTGAGTCCTAAGTGAATCCACTTTTCGATCGTCTAATATCGCCTCATTATTTGTACCTAGATATCCATATCGCCGGATAGCCGCAACACCTCGCGCGTCTCCTTCGATGGACGCAACGACCAGGAACTGAATCATGGAGATAGCCTGCGGGTGACCACCTCCATCTATCCCGTTCCCAGCATTTGCTCTCAGGATCAGATCTCTGATTGGTTCGACTCACTCGCCGAGGGACTCCATTGGAATGTGCGCAAGCGCCAGAAGTGCCTCGATGAGCTGTCGGACCTGACGGCCTCCGGATCGGAGGACACGCTCGACGAGTTTGACAATCTGAAGATCTACGATGCGAGTGGTTCTTCCCTGGATACTTGAGGGCCCAATTAGCTTAGTTCTAGAGCTAATTCATAGGGTTTTCCTGAAAGCAGGAGCTAAGAAATGTAGCGAAAATACTCTATTGTAATAttgaaatatgtatatatgcaACTACATAAATCACCTGGTTGAGTTGAAGGCTTAAATGTTAATGGAAAATGATTGCAATAATTGTTTAAGCTAGAAAAATTTCTGTTGTTGCTTGTGAACAAATCCGCTTTGGCATAGCTTTTAAGTTTGAATTATTACTCTTTAATCGGCGATGGCATCGAGTTCTCCGTACTTAAGCAGAATCTCGTTATCTGTACAATTCGAAGAAGGTAATAAAAATTGTATTATTAACTCAAAGCGCCACAAAATCCATTTCACTCCAATTTACTCTTTGAAGCAACAGCACAATAAAAGTCCAATTAATTAGATGAGCAATGGATAAAACCAGAACAGAGGCAATCAACATGGACTCGTGAAAAAGCACTTA
It encodes the following:
- the LOC108159251 gene encoding NAD kinase isoform X2 — translated: MTSSYHIMMSAAASPAQTVPKANSMASGGVGSNNSNGGGGSYYDDHENHLLHVNSGRLSSAAASSAPGPTNGGAGSDAEMRWWWRTRSLNAPSPFQQFGPCGRIMKNSAMVMQIQDPASQRLTWYKPPLTVLVIKKKDSQVLLPFVQLVEWLVQEKHMVVWVESAVLEDKLLRDDVKLENESAKFRQVHGDYCGVRERFLALREKLVTFKDGRDDLTDRIDFIVCLGGDGTLLYASQLFQQSVPPVMAFYLGSLGFLTPFQCDNFQEQVTNVLEGHAALTLRSRLRCSIHRKGERRKESLQPAGSNLLKPSHHPYLKYIELNNGASSGANNNYCNPHMSSNNSILVLNEVVINRGPSPYLSNIDIFLDGKYITSVQGDGLIVSTPTGSTAYAAAAGASMIHPSVPAILVTPICPHSLSFRPIVVPAGVELRISISPDSRNTSRVSFDGRNDQELNHGDSLRVTTSIYPVPSICSQDQISDWFDSLAEGLHWNVRKRQKCLDELSDLTASGSEDTLDEFDNLKIYDASGSSLDT
- the LOC108159251 gene encoding NAD kinase isoform X5; protein product: MKNSAMVMQIQDPASQRLTWYKPPLTVLVIKKKDSQVLLPFVQLVEWLVQEKHMVVWVESAVLEDKLLRDDVKLENESAKFRQVHGDYCGVRERFLALREKLVTFKDGRDDLTDRIDFIVCLGGDGTLLYASQLFQQSVPPVMAFYLGSLGFLTPFQCDNFQEQVTNVLEGHAALTLRSRLRCSIHRKGERRKESLQPAGSNLLKPSHHPYLKYIELNNGASSGANNNYCNPHMSSNNSILVLNEVVINRGPSPYLSNIDIFLDGKYITSVQGDGLIVSTPTGSTAYAAAAGASMIHPSVPAILVTPICPHSLSFRPIVVPAGVELRISISPDSRNTSRVSFDGRNDQELNHGDSLRVTTSIYPVPSICSQDQISDWFDSLAEGLHWNVRKRQKCLDELSDLTASGSEDTLDEFDNLKIYDASGSSLDT
- the LOC108159251 gene encoding NAD kinase isoform X1, which produces MTCLSDIDLATLHQHRLEERFSYKLAWSGTAHQQTQYNDLLVRHNASLKRQRIIQHKANQASSKPREQGESTTNTASNQNSQLTKSEDEHDDGYFDSSTRRRRSGTWPRTRSLNAPSPFQQFGPCGRIMKNSAMVMQIQDPASQRLTWYKPPLTVLVIKKKDSQVLLPFVQLVEWLVQEKHMVVWVESAVLEDKLLRDDVKLENESAKFRQVHGDYCGVRERFLALREKLVTFKDGRDDLTDRIDFIVCLGGDGTLLYASQLFQQSVPPVMAFYLGSLGFLTPFQCDNFQEQVTNVLEGHAALTLRSRLRCSIHRKGERRKESLQPAGSNLLKPSHHPYLKYIELNNGASSGANNNYCNPHMSSNNSILVLNEVVINRGPSPYLSNIDIFLDGKYITSVQGDGLIVSTPTGSTAYAAAAGASMIHPSVPAILVTPICPHSLSFRPIVVPAGVELRISISPDSRNTSRVSFDGRNDQELNHGDSLRVTTSIYPVPSICSQDQISDWFDSLAEGLHWNVRKRQKCLDELSDLTASGSEDTLDEFDNLKIYDASGSSLDT
- the LOC108159251 gene encoding NAD kinase isoform X3 yields the protein MQHQKLRLAATLQRQGSLSAAAAVEEAEEQKQQVAQAPDPRILRRTRSLNAPSPFQQFGPCGRIMKNSAMVMQIQDPASQRLTWYKPPLTVLVIKKKDSQVLLPFVQLVEWLVQEKHMVVWVESAVLEDKLLRDDVKLENESAKFRQVHGDYCGVRERFLALREKLVTFKDGRDDLTDRIDFIVCLGGDGTLLYASQLFQQSVPPVMAFYLGSLGFLTPFQCDNFQEQVTNVLEGHAALTLRSRLRCSIHRKGERRKESLQPAGSNLLKPSHHPYLKYIELNNGASSGANNNYCNPHMSSNNSILVLNEVVINRGPSPYLSNIDIFLDGKYITSVQGDGLIVSTPTGSTAYAAAAGASMIHPSVPAILVTPICPHSLSFRPIVVPAGVELRISISPDSRNTSRVSFDGRNDQELNHGDSLRVTTSIYPVPSICSQDQISDWFDSLAEGLHWNVRKRQKCLDELSDLTASGSEDTLDEFDNLKIYDASGSSLDT
- the LOC108159251 gene encoding NAD kinase isoform X4 — encoded protein: MNPEDMQRARQMVNVEATQPLGSPTSLRRTLAGNLLDKRTQFRRTRSLNAPSPFQQFGPCGRIMKNSAMVMQIQDPASQRLTWYKPPLTVLVIKKKDSQVLLPFVQLVEWLVQEKHMVVWVESAVLEDKLLRDDVKLENESAKFRQVHGDYCGVRERFLALREKLVTFKDGRDDLTDRIDFIVCLGGDGTLLYASQLFQQSVPPVMAFYLGSLGFLTPFQCDNFQEQVTNVLEGHAALTLRSRLRCSIHRKGERRKESLQPAGSNLLKPSHHPYLKYIELNNGASSGANNNYCNPHMSSNNSILVLNEVVINRGPSPYLSNIDIFLDGKYITSVQGDGLIVSTPTGSTAYAAAAGASMIHPSVPAILVTPICPHSLSFRPIVVPAGVELRISISPDSRNTSRVSFDGRNDQELNHGDSLRVTTSIYPVPSICSQDQISDWFDSLAEGLHWNVRKRQKCLDELSDLTASGSEDTLDEFDNLKIYDASGSSLDT